One window of Myxococcus xanthus genomic DNA carries:
- a CDS encoding M48 family metalloprotease, with protein MSPSQKHITPEDVATGWRDALALWDVRVQLSPPEPHVDFHPDASHAQEPLAYIDLVKRQVFVNFKLLEAMEATGSLTAVLAHEIGHHARFPHTLGWDAELRVQEQRLVPGLKQSLTNLFYDLQVNEVVGRTYAEALCAVYRGFQRVQGGEMSPLFFFYLAIYEELWGLPPGNLVPAAQLEPMEQRYPGVRAEARMFAQTFYALPSGKLQFLYFCATFIRYIEKPADLEFSLPLGGDVSVPDVDDLDAAIHGSSRWDDALDEAEERGWLAPLSTRSKEKDELDSIHRVTEHLPGKQGGRLRQALVAKHYRRLVDQHILKLPTTPSQPEPYLRTTPQAWEYGDDPSSIDWTLTVLSQGHLAAVSPLRRELEADLPPPSELGAPSVEIYLDTSGSMPNPELSLNAMTLAAQVLSASALRKKATVRGIVYSHGNPQVSPWMYDEEKARDFLLSYIGGGTQFPFDVMDALSRERPDALRIIISDSDFLANVTAERPLAPVLESIRRSRLVVAILALPDELRARQALAPLLRERRFRLVVVRWPSDFAKAAADLAQALLEN; from the coding sequence ATGAGTCCGTCTCAGAAGCACATCACCCCTGAGGACGTGGCCACGGGCTGGCGCGACGCGCTGGCCCTGTGGGACGTGCGCGTGCAGCTCAGCCCACCCGAGCCGCACGTGGACTTCCACCCCGACGCCAGCCACGCCCAGGAGCCGCTCGCATACATCGACCTGGTGAAGCGCCAGGTCTTCGTCAACTTCAAGCTCCTGGAGGCCATGGAGGCCACGGGCAGCCTCACGGCGGTGCTGGCGCATGAAATCGGCCACCACGCGCGCTTCCCGCACACGCTGGGCTGGGACGCGGAGCTGCGCGTGCAGGAGCAGCGGCTGGTTCCCGGCCTGAAGCAATCCCTCACCAACCTCTTCTATGACTTGCAGGTGAACGAGGTGGTGGGCCGCACGTACGCGGAGGCGCTGTGCGCGGTGTACCGGGGCTTCCAGCGCGTGCAGGGCGGCGAGATGTCGCCGCTGTTCTTCTTCTACCTGGCCATCTACGAGGAGCTGTGGGGCCTGCCCCCTGGGAATCTGGTTCCCGCCGCGCAGCTCGAGCCGATGGAGCAGCGCTACCCCGGTGTTCGCGCCGAGGCGCGCATGTTCGCGCAGACCTTCTACGCGCTGCCCAGCGGCAAGCTCCAGTTCCTCTACTTCTGCGCCACCTTCATCCGCTACATCGAGAAGCCCGCGGACCTGGAGTTCAGCCTGCCGCTGGGCGGGGACGTCTCCGTGCCGGACGTGGACGACCTGGATGCCGCCATCCACGGCAGCAGTCGCTGGGACGACGCGCTGGACGAAGCGGAGGAGCGGGGCTGGCTGGCCCCCTTGAGCACCCGCTCGAAGGAGAAGGACGAGCTGGACTCCATCCACCGCGTCACCGAACACCTGCCCGGCAAGCAGGGCGGAAGGCTGCGACAGGCCCTGGTGGCGAAGCACTATCGGCGGCTGGTGGACCAGCACATCCTGAAGCTCCCCACGACGCCGTCCCAGCCGGAGCCCTACCTGCGCACCACGCCCCAGGCGTGGGAGTACGGCGATGACCCGTCCAGCATCGACTGGACGTTGACGGTGCTGTCCCAGGGCCACCTGGCCGCGGTGTCACCACTGCGCCGCGAGCTGGAGGCGGACCTGCCGCCCCCGTCCGAGCTGGGCGCGCCGTCCGTGGAAATCTACCTGGACACCAGCGGCTCCATGCCCAATCCGGAGCTGAGCCTCAACGCAATGACGCTCGCGGCCCAGGTGCTGTCCGCCTCCGCGCTGCGGAAGAAGGCCACGGTGCGCGGCATCGTGTACTCGCACGGCAACCCGCAGGTGTCGCCGTGGATGTACGACGAGGAGAAGGCGCGCGACTTCCTGCTGAGCTACATCGGCGGAGGCACGCAGTTCCCCTTCGACGTGATGGACGCGCTGTCACGCGAGCGGCCCGATGCGCTGCGCATCATCATCTCCGACAGCGACTTCCTCGCGAACGTCACCGCGGAGAGGCCCCTGGCGCCGGTGCTGGAGTCCATCCGGCGCTCGCGCCTCGTGGTGGCCATCCTCGCTCTTCCCGACGAACTCCGCGCCCGGCAGGCGCTGGCGCCGCTGCTGCGCGAGCGCCGTTTCCGGCTGGTGGTGGTGCGCTGGCCCTCCGACTTCGCGAAGGCGGCCGCCGACCTCGCCCAGGCATTGCTGGAGAATTGA